Within Natator depressus isolate rNatDep1 chromosome 6, rNatDep2.hap1, whole genome shotgun sequence, the genomic segment AACAAAGACACTTTCCCCacacccaaaacaaaacagaatttcttTGGGGGTCTTTGCAACCCTTTGTGTTGTCTGGAACCCAGAAGAATCAGAGGTTGTGTTGTTGCGGGTGTGACACAAACAAAACAGTTGGGAGAGAGATCTGGTGCAAGCTGTTGGGAGAAaactggctggagctggggaacCCAGCATTCAAATTAAAGGGCAATTACATTACCCTGAATAAAAGGATGGTAATTCATggcaatcaacatgggtttgtgggaaatagatcctgtcaaacgaACTCGATATCTTTTTGCGATGAGCTTACAAgtctggttgataaaggtaatagggtGGACGTACTATACTTAGACGTCTGTAAGGTGTTTGggaccacacaacattttgactAAAAAACTTAGACAATATAAAGTTAACACAGCAcacactaaatggattaaaaactggctaactgatagatctcgaAATGTAACTGTAAGTGGGGAATCGTCAGCAAGTGGTTGTGTTCCCAgcggggtcccacagggattggttcttggccctatgctatttaacatttttatcagtgacctgggaGAAAACACGAAATCATCCCTGATagagtttgcagatggcacaaaaatCAGGGGAGGAGtcaataatgaagaggacacatcattgattcagagcgatctggatcactgTGTAAACTGGGCGCGAGCAAACACTGTGTGTTTTAATGTCAATGTGTCCATCTAGGAACCAAGAATGTCGGCCAAACTTACAGGCTGGGGGACTCTAACCTGAGAAACGGGGACTCGGAAAACCATCTGGGgaccatggtggataatcagctgaacaggagttCCCAGtgcgacactgtggccaaaaagctAATGCGATCCTAGGATGcagaaacaggggaatctcatgtaggagcagagaggttactttacctctgtatttggccctggtgcgaccgctgctggaatcctgtgtccagttctggtgcccaccattcaagaaggatggtgataaattgtagagggttcagagaagagccacgagaacgattaaaggattagaaaacctgcctgatagtgagagactcaaggagcttgatttagttagcttcacaaagagaaggtgaagcgGTGACTTGCTCCCGCTCTGTAcgtacctacgtggggaacagATATTTGACGCTGGGTGCTCCAGTATCTTGCAGAAAAAGGTCTACCATGCTCTGATGGCCAGAACTCGAACCTCGATCGATTTGGACTGGAAATAAAGGATACATTTCTCACGGGGAGAGTTATTAACCAGCGGAGCAATGCGCAGGGTCACAGCGGGTTCTCCGTCGCTGGAAATTTGTGAATCAGGATGGAACATTTCGTGGGaagctctgctccaggaattcTTCTGGGGACGTGGTGTGGCCCATGTCACAccggaggtcagatgagatgatcacgaTGTTCTCTTCGGGCcttggagcccagctggggggtaGAAAGCTCCTGCAGAGGCCCCAAGGTGAAGGGGAAGAAGCAGCCGAGTCCGGGCTGGCAGAGACCAGGAAAATGAGAGTTGTTTCTGCAGGGATCTGACCACAGGCGAAGGGGTCTAGGGGCGATGCATTGGAAACAGCCCTTGGGCAGGAGCCCCGAGTTAAGGGCGGCAGACGAGGAGTTGCAAGAAGCCTGGAGTGTTGCCGACACTCAGGCCTGGAAATGTGCCACGTTTGAACCTGTCTTGCTTTGGGGTGTCTGAGACGCCCGGGCGGGACTCGGGGTCTCTGCATCGGGGCCAGAAACGGCTGCGTTCGAACCCATCACTGTGTGTTTCCTGAGACTTAACTCACTCCGCAGGATTTGCAGAAGGTTGGCATGCGAACGAATCAGCGATGCTCGGCAGCTGGGCGGGAACGGGGCTTGGAGAGGGACACTCTCCCTTTGCCACCCAGTGAAGCGACTGCGCTGtggcagagaagaggagaaagggggagggtctgaatggtaaactgaggcaggttCTGCCTATTGCACTGTGGGAGGGcacccctgtcacggagtccccgggcgatgctctggacctgctccctacgaagtcaggcaggactctggggaagtctcctctctgggagcagcctgtctgcaggacacacagctcacacagcttccaccttcctgggtctgacctcggagcattcagcctcctctgcccctcctggcgcttcccacagccagtccgcccaggtggggtcctggggaagccagagggtcctgccccccaactccgcagtcagacgtgactctcagccagccagtaaaacagaaggtttattagatgacaggaacatggtctaacacagagcttgtaggtgcagagaacaggacccctcagccgggtccattttcatagaatcatagaatatcagggttggaagggacctcaggaggtcatctagtccaaccccctgctcaaagcaggaccaatccccaatcaaatcatcccagccagggctttgtcaagcctgaccttaaaaacttctaaggaaggagattctaccacctccctaggtaacgcattccagtgtttcaccaccctcctagtgaaaaagtttttcctaatatccaacctaaacctcccccactgcaacttgagaccgttactccttgtcctgtcctcttctaccactgagaatagtctagaaccatcctctctggaaccacctctcaggtagttgaaagcagctatcaaatcccccctcattcttctcttctgcagactaaacaatcccagttccctcagcctctcctcacaagtcatgtgttccagacccctaataatttttgttgcccttcgctggactctctccaatttatccacatccttcttgtagtgtggggcccaaaactggacacagtactccagatgaggcctcaccaatgtcaaatagagtggaacgatcacgtccctcgatctgctcgctatgcccctacttatacatcacaaaatgccattggccttcttggcaacaagggcacactgctgactcatatccagcttctcgtccactataacccctaggtccttttccgtagaactgctgcctagccattcggtccctagtttgtagtggtgcattgggttcttccgtcctaagtgcaggaccctgcacttatccttattgaacctcatcagcttccttttggcccaatcctccaatttgtctaggtccctctgtatcctatccctgccctccagcatatctaccactcctcccagtttagtatcatccgcaaatttgctgagagtgcaatccacaccatcctccagatcatttatgaagatattgaacaaaaccggccccaggaccgacccctggggcactccacttgacaccggctgccaactagacatggagccattgatcactacccgttgagcccggcaatctagccaactttctacccaccttatagtgcattcatccagcccatacttctttaacttgctgacaagaatactgtgggagaccgtgtcaaaagctttgctaaagtcaagaaacaatacatccactgctttcccttcatccacagaaccagtaatctcatcatagaaggcgattagattagtcaggcacgacctacccttggtgaatccatgctgactgttcctgatcactttcctctcgtgtaagtgcttcaggattgattccttgaggacctgctccatgatttttccggggactgaggtgaggctgactggcctgtagttcccaggatcctccttcttcccttttttaaagattggcactacattagcctttttccagtcatctgggacttcccccgttcgccacgagttttcaaagataatggccaatggctctgcaatcacatccgccaattcctttagcactcttggatgcaactcgtccggccccatggacttgtgcacgtccagcttttctaaatagtccctaaccacctctatctccacagagggctggccatctactccccatgttgtgatgcccagcacagcagtctgggagctgtccttgttagtgaagacagaggcaaaaaaagcattgagcacattagctttttccatatcctctgtcactaggttgcctccctcattcagtaaggggcccacactttccttggctttcttcttgttgccaacatacctgaagaaacccttcttgttactcttgacatctcttgctagctgcagctccaggtgcgatttggccctcctgatttcattcctacatgcccgagcaatatttttatactcttccctggtcatatgtccaaccttccacttcttgtaagcttcttttttatgtttaagatccgctaggatttcaccgttaagccaagctggtcgcctgccatatttactattctttcgactcatcgggatggtttgtccctgtaacctcaacagggattccttgaaatacagccagctctcctggactcctttccccttcatgttagtcccccaggggatcctacccatccgctccctgagggagtcgaagtctgctttcctgaagtccagggtccgtatcctgctgcttacctttcttccctgcgtcaggatcctgaacttgaccaactcatggtcactgcctcccagatttccgtccacttttgcttcccccactaattcttccctgtttgtgagcagcaggtcaagaaaagctccctacctagttggctcgtctagcagttgcaccaggaaattgtcccctatgctttccaaaaacttcctggattgtctgtgcaccactgtattgctctcccagcaaatatcaggaaaattaaagtcacccatgagaaccagggcgtgcgatctagtagcttctgcgagttgccggaagaaagcctcatccacctggtcaggtggtctatagcagactcccaccactacattactcttgttgctcacacttctaaacttaatccagagacactcaggtttttctgcagtttcgtatcggagctctgagcagtcatactgctcccttacatacagtgctactcccccaccttttctgccctgcctgtccttcctgaacagtttataaccatccatgacagtactccagtcatgtgagttatcccaccaagtctctgttattccaatcacgtcataattccttgacatcaccaggacctccattttggggggcagtgagccagacaaccatgtctgcacttcactccatgtccccagccagccccaaactgactccccctccagcccctcctgctctgggctttgtccctttcccgggccaggagggcacctgattcctttgttctccaaccctttagctctcaccttgcaggggggaagggccaggccatcaggtgccaggaaacagggtgtcggccattctctgtgtccagacccctgcacatacctgccctctaggactctgtaacgatcatacacccttatcccaccccctagatacttaagatctgcataggggaaactgaggcacccccacactattcagaggaaacattaagaacagtcctgctttgtCACAGCCCCCTGCAGAGATCAGCCCTGCGACATcaccaaaccaaacaaactttCCCCTGGGTTCTCTGCGACCCAAGGAAAATAGATTTTCCTCCGTGCCTCTGGGAAACCAAACCCTGGGAGATTTTCCCAATGGGGCATTTGCAAGCAGTCTGGACCAAATATCGCAGCTCTGGGCTAATGCAGGAGATCCCGTGATGAGAGATGCATCATGTGATGCAGGAGATCCCCTTAGCTGGCACGTGGAGGTTTGAAGTCTATGCCCAGGCCTGCTGAGGCCATGTCCCGCTCTGGCTGATTGCaggtggcagctgggagcagtTTCTTAGAACAAGAAGGTGAGAAAGTTGGATTACGATATAGCCAAAGTCAAACACAATCCACGTGTCTGCTGGCAAATCACCCAGGAACTGCCCGGGACACATGAGGAATATTAATCGCCTTGCCAGGAGATCCTTGAGAAATCACAAGTCTGGGCACTGAAGAAGCCTGCAATTTGCTTGATTGATCATGAGgtttttaaaagtaaacatttGTGTTGGTTTGCCTTCTGGGTGGCGTGAGGGCCCGGGTCACCGGGAAGAGTTCAGGCTTTGCCCTGGGGGAattgggagcaggatctggccctgctaTAAACGGAGTCAGGGCTGCCTTGGGATCTCACTCCCTCAGGGTCAATCCggaatcccccctccgcccccaatgGGGTCAGGCTGGGATTcgggtctcagctccccccatCTGCTCTCTGACGCGCTGCGGTGCTATTGCGTCGCATACCTGGGCTTGGCAGATGTGCAGGGTATGGATTTGTTATCTTTGGCTGGGGATTTCCTATCTTTGGCTGGGGATTTCCTGGGCACAACTCCAGGCCCCCGGGAGATGCGCCCTATGACGTGACACCCAGAGCGCTCCAGGCAGCTATATAGACAATGCCGAAGGATTCACTGGCCTCTCCAGTTCCACTCCCAGAGAGATCCAGAACCAGGTAGGGGTGGTTCTGCTTTGTTTGAcacactggctggctcaggggggtgggaaatgggacgtggggcctgtcccctctagggggcacctgctctgatctggccccagggcaggagactggctggctcagggggtggggagtcagACTTGGGGTTCCCAGCCTGTCACTTGTGTCCCgtacagaatgctgctgcaaatccTCATCGGGACTTTTGTCCTTCTCGCAAATTCAGTCTCAGAATCTGCAGGTGAGTAGAACAAacacacagccctgccggtgctcctcactcccgacccacagccccctgccagcccagccctgggctccccgcagctctgccagtgcccctcactcccgacccgcagcccccccactcATCCGCTGTATGAGCCGATCTCTGATCCCAGCTGCACCAGTTCCACTCTCTCGTTCCCGCCTTCCAGCCCAGGTCCCATTCTCCTACTCCGGGGAGTATGGCTCAAGTGTGGGGACCTTGTTCTCTTACTCTGGAGACCACCTCTGGGGCCCCATCACGGCCTTCCAGGTCTGGGAATATCCCAGCAAATTCATCAAAGCGTAAGTCCCGGGGCTGGGGGATCAGAGGGCAGCGGAAGGCACAGTGGGGCATGGAGGAGTGGAGGGTAAGTTCAGCGTCGGGGGGGTGGGAGGTCTGGGAtttggggagcagagaggggggaCGGGGAGTCAGAGGCAGACACATGAGTTGGAGGAACAGAAGGGAGACTCAGTGGACAGGAAAAGGGATGGGGGTTTTGGGGTTCTACCCAGATCTTGGGGGGGCTGACTGTACCCTCtgatctccccccagcctccagtTCCAATTTGCTGGCACATGGAGCAAAACGTATCGCCCTGAGCAAGGCAAACATCACGAGGTGACCCTGTTCCGGGAGAGGAAATCATGCAGATCTCCGGGAAACACTCCACCTATGTCTACCAGCTCATCTTCTCCACCAGCCACGGGCGCACCTTCTTCTTCGGCCAGTCAGCTGGGGAGAGCTTCAACGCCGTCCCCCTGGAGCAGGGCAACGTCCTGGCCTTCGTCACCGGCCACCACAATGGGGTGGGCATCACGGGCATCAGGATGCACTGGGACATCTCCAGCTGGCAGGCTTTAAAACCCCACGCCTAGATcccagaggtggggaattcctCAGGCTAATGGAGCCCATCGATTCCAGCAAAATCCTGTGGCGGGGTGTTCCCCTTGTTAACGTACCTCAGCATATGGCCTCTCCATGTGGCACTGTGGGGCTGTTTGCTTGCTGTGATTAGTGGCTGATTAATTAGAGCCAGATCGCTTGATTTACTGATGCGCTCATTAAAATGATAAACCATCAATCTCTGCTTTCTCTTTGCATCCAGAACACGAGGTATCTGTTTACATTTGGGTTCGGCCTGGGGGATGTTTCTACCTggatccctcccccagcacagggaTGTGATCAGCTCTGGGGCGGAGCGCAGGGGATGTTTAGCCAGGGACGCCTTGCGCGGTGCTCAGGGACGCCTTGCGCGGtgcggccacctctgggatggagccCAGGGGCTGTTTATACCCAGGGGCTGAGATCAAGTCGAGCTTAATCTTTGTAAACAACGCCAGACCTGCGAGTCTGAACATGCTTATTTCGTGCAATGAGAAGGTCATCAGGGAAATGTCTCTAGGGAGCCAGGTGCAAAATCTTCCCCTCTAGGGGTATTAAGGACAATCCCCACCCTGCATCACGCGTAGCGATATAGAAATAGGAATATTTCGCTTCGGGcctggcttctccccagcttccaAGCACACACTGGCCCGCCCAGTCTCCCATAAACAGGTGTATTGACCAAACGTAAGCAAAACAAACACAAGCAGTTCCCCAGCTCACTCTTCACAGCCAGCTCCGCTCTCTGCTGGCTCTGGCTCCGCAAGTCCAGGGCAACCTTCTGGGCACCCGGCCCCTTGCTCCAGGGCCCCACCACAGATGTCCTCAATCAccgccccccccatctcctcctcttcttgTGTTTCACGGCATCTCTGGCCACCATGCACTGCACACCATAGATAATTCAACAATTCAAATCGTTCTCCATTCCTGGTATTGACAAA encodes:
- the LOC141989806 gene encoding LOW QUALITY PROTEIN: zymogen granule membrane protein 16-like (The sequence of the model RefSeq protein was modified relative to this genomic sequence to represent the inferred CDS: inserted 1 base in 1 codon; substituted 1 base at 1 genomic stop codon) is translated as MLLQILIGTFVLLANSVSESAAQVPFSYSGEYGSSVGTLFSYSGDHLWGPITAFQVWEYPSKFIKALQFQFAGTWSKTYRPEQGKHHEVTLFXGEEIMQISGKHSTYVYQLIFSTSHGRTFFFGQSAGESFNAVPLEQGNVLAFVTGHHNGVGITGIRMHWDISSWQALKPHAXIPEVGNSSG